One segment of Chionomys nivalis chromosome 1, mChiNiv1.1, whole genome shotgun sequence DNA contains the following:
- the LOC130874215 gene encoding putative vomeronasal receptor-like protein 4: MSTLTTVMSVLNNVFYFQNGIGVLANIFLLLFYTFIILCHRLKPMDLISCQLTFTHTVILITGGFVWVTDIFESLNIDNDIKCKTAFYISRVMRGLSICITCLLSVFQAVTISPSTSFLANFKLKLKKYIIYAFFYIWSLTLSLYSYLIFYVGGFTNVSKTNQMKVTKSCSLFPTNYIIRALNLTVTTSIDIFLVGVMLITSAYIVLILFRHQRQHKYLHSLSRPRASPEKKATQTILLLVTFFVVMYWVDFIISSTALLLWMYDTVIQSVQKLVMNVYPTVTPLVQISSDNRIINILKNIQSKYH; the protein is encoded by the exons ATGAGTACACTCACTACAG TTATGTCCGTGTTAAACAATGTCTTCTATTTCCAAAATGGAATTGGAGTCCTTGCCaatatatttcttcttcttttctacaCTTTCATAATCCTATGTCACAGACTTAAGCCCATGGACCTGATCTCTTGTCAACTGACCTTCACCCATACAGTAATACTCATCACTGGAGGATTTGTTTGGGTTACAGACATATTTGAGTCACTGAACATTGACAATGACATCAAATGCAAGACAGCGTTTTACATAAGCAGGGTGATGAGAGGCCTCTCCATCTGcatcacctgcctcctgagtgtgttcCAGGCTGTCACTATCAGTCCCAGTACCTCTTTCTTGGCGAACTTTAAACTTAAGCTAAAGAAGTACATAATCTATGCTTTCTTCTATATTTGGTCTCTCACTTTGTCATTGTATAGCTACCTGATCTTCTATGTAGGTGGATTTACCAATGTGAGTAAGACCAATCAGATGAAGGTCACTAAATCCTGCTCACTCTTCCCCACGAACTACATCATCAGGGCACTGAATTTAACAGTGACAACCTCCATTGATATATTTCTTGTAGGAGTTATGCTGATCACAAGTGCATACATCGTGCTTATCTTGTTCAGACATCAGAGGCAACACAAGTATCTTCACAGCCTCAGCCGCCCGAGAGCATCCCCAGAGAAAAAGGCCACCCAGACCATCTTATTGCTGGTGACTTTCTTTGTGGTCATGTATTGGGTGGACTTCATCATCTCATCCACTGCACTTTTATTATGGATGTATGACACAGTCATCCAGAGTGTTCAGAAGCTTGTGATGAATGTTTATCCCACAGTTACTCCTTTGGTACAAATCAGTTCTGATAACAGAATAATCAATATACTGAAAAACATTCAGTCAAAGTACCACTAG